A single region of the Gracilibacillus caseinilyticus genome encodes:
- the purL gene encoding phosphoribosylformylglycinamidine synthase subunit PurL, which translates to MLQAPELSPEQVEQDKVYQEMGLTDKEYDMIKDIMGRRPNFTEIGIFSVMWSEHCSYKTSKPLLKKFPTEGPQVVQGPGEGAGIVDIGNGQGVVFKVESHNHPSAVEPYQGAATGVGGIIRDVFSMGARPIASLNSLRFGNLNTGRVKYLFDEVVHGIAGYGNCVGVPTVGGEVQFDDCYEGNPLVNAMCVGLIDTKDIQKGIAAGEGNTIMYVGSKTGRDGIHGATFASEDLSEDSESKRSNVQVGDPFMEKLLIEACLEVIHSDALVGIQDMGAAGLTSSASEMASKAGMGMEMNLDLIPQREANMTAYEMMLSESQERMLLCVKKGEEQEIIDIFRKYNLEAVAVGEVTSDKMFRLLHKGEVVADIPVDNLAEDAPIFYKDSKVPAYYEEYQKMPAYRPEVSDHAETLKQLLQQPTIASKEYVYDQYDSMVQANTVFSPGSDAAVLRVRGYDKALAMTTDCNSRYIYLDPEAGGKIAVAEAARNIVASGAKPLALTDGLNFGNPDKPENFWQMEKSVDGMSAASLKLNTPVISGNVSLYNESHGQAIFPTPVVGMVGLHESLDHITPSHFQNEGDLIYVIGETEAEFGGSELQNLLEGKYFGKAPAIDLDIEAKRQEELLQAIRAGLVSSAHDIAEGGLGVALAESLFDEKELGADVQVTEDVTSALFSETQSRFVVTVSEANRAAFEAEVQDYKRIGTVTNTKKLVVRSGETEAITEDVDILQQLWKGAIPCLLKSKA; encoded by the coding sequence ATGTTGCAGGCGCCTGAACTTAGCCCGGAGCAAGTGGAGCAAGACAAAGTCTATCAAGAAATGGGTTTAACTGATAAAGAATATGACATGATTAAGGACATTATGGGTCGTCGTCCGAATTTCACTGAGATTGGTATTTTTTCTGTTATGTGGTCGGAGCATTGCAGTTACAAAACTTCGAAACCATTATTGAAGAAATTCCCGACAGAAGGACCACAGGTTGTCCAAGGTCCAGGTGAAGGTGCGGGGATCGTCGATATTGGTAATGGTCAAGGTGTTGTATTTAAAGTCGAAAGTCATAACCACCCTTCAGCAGTGGAGCCATATCAAGGTGCAGCAACTGGTGTCGGCGGGATTATCCGTGACGTTTTCTCCATGGGCGCGCGTCCAATTGCATCGTTAAATTCTTTGCGTTTCGGTAACTTGAATACTGGCCGCGTCAAATACCTGTTTGATGAGGTTGTCCATGGTATTGCAGGTTACGGTAACTGTGTTGGGGTACCGACAGTTGGTGGCGAAGTGCAGTTTGATGACTGTTATGAAGGTAACCCGCTGGTAAATGCGATGTGTGTCGGTCTTATTGATACAAAAGATATTCAAAAAGGGATTGCAGCAGGAGAGGGCAACACGATTATGTATGTCGGTTCGAAAACAGGGCGTGACGGTATTCACGGTGCAACCTTCGCTTCCGAAGATTTGTCTGAAGACTCTGAAAGCAAGCGTTCCAACGTCCAGGTTGGCGACCCTTTTATGGAAAAATTATTAATTGAAGCATGTTTAGAAGTGATTCACTCTGATGCATTAGTTGGTATTCAGGACATGGGTGCGGCAGGTCTTACTTCTTCTGCAAGTGAAATGGCAAGTAAGGCAGGGATGGGGATGGAAATGAATTTAGACCTGATCCCGCAACGTGAAGCGAATATGACCGCATATGAAATGATGCTTTCTGAGTCGCAAGAGCGTATGCTGTTATGTGTAAAAAAAGGCGAAGAACAAGAGATCATTGATATTTTTAGAAAATATAATCTAGAAGCAGTAGCTGTCGGCGAGGTAACGAGCGATAAAATGTTCCGTTTATTGCACAAAGGTGAAGTGGTGGCAGATATTCCAGTTGATAACTTAGCAGAGGATGCACCTATTTTCTATAAGGACTCAAAGGTGCCTGCTTATTATGAAGAATATCAAAAAATGCCTGCTTACCGTCCGGAAGTAAGTGATCATGCGGAAACATTAAAGCAGTTATTACAACAGCCAACCATCGCTAGCAAAGAATATGTGTATGACCAGTATGATTCGATGGTACAGGCGAATACCGTGTTCTCACCAGGTTCAGATGCAGCAGTACTTCGTGTTCGCGGCTATGACAAGGCATTAGCGATGACAACAGACTGTAACTCTCGCTATATTTATCTCGATCCAGAGGCTGGCGGCAAAATCGCTGTAGCGGAAGCTGCTCGTAATATTGTCGCATCAGGTGCGAAGCCTTTAGCGTTAACAGATGGTTTGAACTTCGGTAATCCAGATAAACCAGAAAATTTCTGGCAAATGGAAAAAAGCGTTGACGGTATGAGTGCCGCAAGCTTGAAGCTTAACACACCAGTCATCAGCGGTAACGTGTCACTTTACAATGAATCACACGGTCAAGCCATTTTCCCAACTCCAGTAGTAGGAATGGTTGGTTTACATGAATCTTTGGATCATATTACACCTTCTCATTTCCAGAATGAAGGGGATCTTATCTACGTGATCGGTGAAACAGAAGCAGAGTTTGGTGGCAGTGAGCTGCAGAACCTGTTAGAAGGAAAGTATTTTGGTAAAGCACCGGCGATCGATCTTGATATCGAAGCGAAACGTCAGGAGGAATTATTGCAAGCAATCCGTGCGGGCCTTGTTTCATCTGCTCATGATATTGCTGAAGGTGGATTAGGTGTAGCATTAGCAGAAAGTCTTTTTGATGAAAAAGAATTAGGCGCAGATGTACAGGTAACCGAAGACGTAACGAGTGCATTATTTAGTGAAACACAATCACGGTTTGTCGTGACAGTAAGTGAAGCAAACCGTGCAGCGTTTGAAGCAGAAGTGCAAGATTACAAGCGTATTGGAACGGTAACAAATACGAAGAAATTGGTTGTGCGAAGTGGTGAAACTGAAGCAATCACAGAAGATGTAGACATATTACAACAGCTGTGGAAAGGAGCTATCCCGTGCTTGCTGAAATCAAAGGCTTAA
- the purQ gene encoding phosphoribosylformylglycinamidine synthase subunit PurQ, with protein sequence MKFAVVVFPGSNCDRDMYYAAKEVLGEEADMLWYKDANLDGYDAILIPGGFSYGDYLRCGAIASTSNVVNQLRAKAEAGVPILGVCNGFQILLESGLLPGALLRNKNLKFMCHFENLVVENNQTLFTSEYEEGEVVSIPIAHNEGNYYCDEETLASLRANNQIVFTYQNNPNGSAADIAGITNKKGNVLGMMPHPERAVEAILNSDDGLKLFQSMLANWRERYVAGA encoded by the coding sequence GTGAAATTTGCTGTTGTAGTCTTCCCAGGTTCTAACTGTGATCGCGATATGTATTATGCAGCAAAGGAAGTGCTGGGAGAAGAAGCGGATATGCTTTGGTATAAGGATGCCAACCTTGATGGCTATGATGCCATCCTTATACCAGGAGGTTTCTCTTACGGTGATTACCTTCGCTGTGGTGCGATCGCATCCACATCAAATGTTGTCAATCAATTACGTGCAAAAGCAGAAGCAGGAGTACCGATCTTAGGTGTCTGTAACGGATTTCAGATTTTATTAGAATCCGGCTTGCTCCCTGGTGCTTTATTACGCAATAAAAACTTAAAATTCATGTGTCACTTCGAGAATCTAGTAGTCGAAAACAATCAAACGCTTTTCACTTCAGAGTATGAAGAAGGTGAAGTGGTGTCGATTCCGATCGCACATAATGAAGGAAACTATTATTGTGATGAAGAAACGCTTGCTAGTTTAAGAGCAAACAACCAAATCGTTTTTACGTATCAAAATAATCCAAACGGTTCTGCGGCAGATATTGCCGGAATCACGAATAAAAAAGGAAATGTACTAGGAATGATGCCACACCCTGAACGTGCGGTGGAAGCCATTTTGAATAGTGATGATGGATTGAAATTATTCCAATCAATGTTAGCGAACTGGAGGGAACGTTATGTTGCAGGCGCCTGA
- the purS gene encoding phosphoribosylformylglycinamidine synthase subunit PurS: MKLVKVHITLKEGVLDPQGKAVQGSLNTLGYDNVQEVRVGKYLELTVNDDANIEQEIEDMCSKLLANPVIENYSYTVEEGVAQ, from the coding sequence ATGAAACTAGTAAAAGTACACATTACATTAAAAGAAGGCGTACTAGACCCACAAGGTAAAGCTGTGCAGGGATCTTTAAATACATTAGGCTATGACAATGTACAGGAAGTTCGTGTTGGGAAATACCTTGAATTAACAGTAAACGATGATGCCAATATTGAACAGGAAATTGAAGACATGTGCAGCAAACTGCTTGCGAATCCAGTCATTGAGAATTATTCATATACAGTGGAAGAGGGGGTTGCACAGTGA
- the purC gene encoding phosphoribosylaminoimidazolesuccinocarboxamide synthase, whose translation MKDKLLYEGKAKQVFTVADNPELLVLSYKNDATAFNGVKKAQFQGKGRYNNLISAKVFEYLHQHGINSHFKEALNETEQLVEKTTIIPLEVVIRNVAAGSIVRRIGVEEKRIFNPPVIELFYKDDDLGDPLINDQHALLLSDSTPEDLKKIKAMALQVNEQLQAFFKEINLQLVDFKLEFGRNAAGEIVLSDEVSPDTCRLWDIATGEKMDKDVFREDLGDLVTVYDNILSRLEAKQ comes from the coding sequence ATGAAAGACAAGCTGTTATATGAGGGGAAAGCAAAGCAAGTTTTCACCGTAGCGGACAATCCGGAATTATTAGTTCTTTCTTATAAAAATGATGCAACAGCCTTTAATGGAGTGAAAAAAGCTCAATTCCAAGGAAAAGGTCGCTACAATAATTTAATTTCTGCAAAAGTGTTTGAATACTTACACCAGCATGGTATTAACAGCCATTTTAAAGAGGCGTTGAATGAGACAGAACAATTAGTGGAAAAAACCACGATCATTCCACTTGAAGTTGTCATTCGCAATGTGGCGGCAGGAAGTATTGTCCGCCGCATCGGAGTGGAGGAAAAACGAATTTTTAATCCACCAGTTATTGAATTGTTCTATAAAGATGATGACCTGGGGGATCCACTTATTAATGATCAGCATGCGTTATTGCTGTCTGATTCTACACCAGAGGATTTAAAGAAAATCAAAGCAATGGCATTACAAGTCAACGAACAATTGCAAGCATTCTTTAAAGAAATTAACCTACAGCTTGTCGATTTTAAATTAGAGTTCGGTCGCAATGCAGCAGGCGAAATTGTCTTATCGGACGAGGTCAGCCCTGATACATGCCGCCTGTGGGATATTGCAACCGGCGAAAAAATGGATAAAGACGTATTTCGTGAAGACTTAGGTGATTTAGTAACGGTATATGACAATATATTATCTCGACTGGAGGCAAAACAATGA
- the purB gene encoding adenylosuccinate lyase — protein sequence MIERYTREEMGKIWTDENRFKAWLEVEILACEAWSEMGIIPKEDVQKIRENASFDIDRIFEIEQDTRHDVVAFTRAVSETLGEEKKWVHYGLTSTDVVDTALSYLLKQANEIIRRDIVNFIDILKEKAIEHKNTVMMGRTHGVHAEPTTFGLKMALWYEEMKRNLERFDAAAKVIETGKLSGAVGTYANIDPFVEEFVCGKLGLQAAPVSTQTLQRDRHAQYMSALALVASSIEKFATEIRGLQKTETREVEEFFAKGQKGSSAMPHKRNPIGSENMTGMARVIRGYMMTAYENVSLWHERDISHSSAERVILPDATIALNYMLNRFGNIVKNLTVFPENMKRNIDRTYGVIFSQRVLLSLIDQGMSREEAYDMVQPNAMKAWETATPFRELIEQEDRITSTLSKEQLDDCFDYTYHLKNVDQIFKKIGLA from the coding sequence ATGATTGAACGTTATACAAGAGAAGAAATGGGAAAGATCTGGACAGATGAGAATCGTTTTAAAGCATGGCTTGAGGTAGAAATTCTTGCATGTGAAGCATGGAGTGAAATGGGGATCATTCCAAAAGAAGACGTACAGAAAATAAGAGAAAATGCTTCATTCGATATTGATCGCATCTTTGAAATTGAACAAGATACCCGTCATGATGTGGTTGCATTCACTCGTGCCGTATCGGAAACGTTAGGTGAAGAGAAAAAGTGGGTTCACTATGGTTTAACTTCTACGGACGTCGTTGATACAGCATTGTCTTACTTATTAAAACAAGCAAATGAAATCATTCGTCGTGATATTGTCAACTTTATCGACATTTTAAAAGAAAAAGCAATCGAGCATAAAAATACCGTTATGATGGGACGTACACACGGTGTCCATGCAGAGCCAACGACATTTGGTTTGAAAATGGCGTTATGGTATGAAGAAATGAAACGTAACCTCGAGCGCTTTGACGCTGCAGCGAAAGTGATCGAAACAGGTAAACTATCTGGTGCAGTTGGTACTTATGCGAACATCGACCCTTTTGTAGAAGAATTTGTTTGCGGGAAATTAGGCTTGCAGGCAGCGCCTGTTTCGACCCAGACATTGCAGCGTGATCGTCATGCGCAATACATGTCAGCATTGGCATTAGTCGCTAGCTCGATTGAGAAATTCGCAACAGAGATTCGTGGTCTGCAGAAAACAGAAACTCGTGAAGTCGAAGAATTTTTTGCGAAAGGTCAAAAAGGTTCTTCTGCCATGCCGCACAAGCGTAATCCAATCGGTTCCGAGAATATGACAGGAATGGCGCGTGTGATCCGTGGATACATGATGACTGCTTACGAAAACGTATCGTTATGGCATGAGCGTGATATTTCTCACTCCTCTGCAGAACGCGTGATTTTACCGGATGCGACGATTGCACTTAATTATATGCTTAATCGTTTTGGTAATATCGTCAAGAACTTAACGGTATTCCCGGAGAACATGAAACGCAATATTGATCGTACGTATGGTGTTATTTTCTCACAACGTGTATTGCTTTCCTTGATTGATCAAGGAATGAGCCGTGAGGAAGCATATGACATGGTACAGCCGAATGCGATGAAAGCATGGGAAACAGCAACACCATTCCGTGAGTTAATTGAGCAGGAAGACCGCATTACCAGTACATTATCAAAAGAGCAATTAGATGATTGCTTTGATTATACGTATCACTTGAAAAATGTTGATCAGATCTTCAAAAAAATTGGCCTGGCATAA
- the purK gene encoding 5-(carboxyamino)imidazole ribonucleotide synthase — protein sequence MPTNKLLFGSSIGIIGGGQLGRMMTTAAKHMGYRVIVLDPTPDCPTAQVADDQIVAAYDDLEAVKQLAEKSDVVTYEFENVDLTAAQILEEAGILPQGANSLKVTQDRELEKKAMVDSHQPVADFAIVTTKQELQAAAERIGYPSVAKTCRGGYDGKGQVKLASEADIDSAAEMLEQADRLIVEKWVPFDKEISIVFTRAQNGDIAYFPVAENIHRDHILHATIVPGNVSDAIAEKARQAAKAIAETIGVVGTFAIEMFVCGDDILINELAPRPHNSGHYTIEACDVSQFEQHIRAICGLPLITVHAHDGAVMVNLLGKDVEPFFAQLDKNPDAHIHMYGKSENKPLRKMGHVTFIGDNPLTIYNGLVEKKIIEDN from the coding sequence TTGCCAACCAATAAGCTATTATTCGGATCTTCAATCGGTATCATCGGTGGAGGACAGTTAGGTCGCATGATGACAACAGCAGCTAAGCATATGGGCTATCGTGTCATTGTACTCGATCCAACGCCAGATTGCCCGACAGCACAAGTAGCGGACGACCAAATTGTTGCAGCATATGACGATTTAGAGGCAGTCAAACAGCTTGCGGAAAAAAGTGATGTTGTTACTTATGAATTTGAAAATGTCGATTTAACAGCAGCACAAATCCTTGAAGAGGCAGGGATTCTACCTCAAGGTGCCAACTCATTAAAAGTCACCCAGGATCGGGAGCTGGAGAAGAAAGCGATGGTAGACAGTCATCAGCCCGTTGCCGATTTTGCGATCGTGACAACGAAACAAGAACTACAAGCAGCAGCAGAAAGAATAGGTTATCCATCTGTTGCCAAAACGTGCCGAGGCGGGTACGACGGCAAAGGCCAAGTGAAGCTAGCAAGTGAAGCGGATATTGATAGTGCTGCAGAAATGCTCGAACAGGCTGACCGGCTAATCGTAGAGAAGTGGGTACCTTTTGATAAAGAAATCTCGATTGTATTTACAAGGGCACAAAATGGCGATATTGCTTACTTTCCGGTAGCAGAGAATATTCACCGCGATCACATTCTTCATGCAACGATCGTACCAGGAAACGTATCAGACGCCATTGCGGAAAAAGCGCGCCAAGCAGCCAAAGCGATAGCTGAAACAATCGGTGTCGTTGGAACGTTTGCAATTGAAATGTTCGTGTGTGGGGATGATATCCTTATCAATGAATTAGCGCCAAGACCTCACAACTCAGGTCATTATACGATTGAAGCGTGCGATGTGTCGCAATTTGAACAGCATATCCGTGCAATTTGCGGCTTACCATTAATCACGGTTCACGCACACGATGGAGCGGTTATGGTGAATTTGTTAGGCAAAGATGTGGAACCATTCTTCGCTCAGCTTGACAAAAATCCGGACGCACACATTCACATGTACGGAAAATCAGAGAACAAACCACTCAGAAAAATGGGCCATGTTACATTTATTGGAGACAATCCGTTAACGATATATAATGGACTAGTAGAAAAAAAGATAATTGAAGATAACTAG
- the purE gene encoding 5-(carboxyamino)imidazole ribonucleotide mutase, giving the protein MAAQVGVIMGSISDWETMKHTCEALDELGISYEKEVISAHRTPEDMFEYAETAREKGLKVIIAGAGGAAHLPGMVASKTTLPVIGIPVKTSTLSGLDSLYSIVQMPGGVPVATVAIGKAGAKNAGILAAQIIGTSDEEVAKRLANHQDNMKQKVSEMRDELANQ; this is encoded by the coding sequence ATGGCAGCACAAGTTGGTGTGATCATGGGGAGTATCTCAGATTGGGAGACAATGAAACATACATGTGAGGCATTGGATGAACTAGGTATCAGCTATGAAAAAGAAGTAATTTCTGCACATCGCACACCTGAAGATATGTTCGAGTATGCAGAGACAGCTCGGGAAAAAGGCTTGAAGGTCATTATCGCAGGTGCAGGTGGAGCAGCACATTTACCAGGAATGGTTGCATCTAAAACGACTTTACCGGTAATTGGCATACCTGTTAAAACTAGCACATTAAGTGGTCTGGACTCACTTTATTCGATTGTACAGATGCCAGGTGGTGTACCTGTTGCAACGGTTGCCATTGGAAAAGCAGGAGCAAAAAACGCTGGCATTCTAGCGGCACAGATTATCGGAACAAGTGATGAAGAAGTTGCCAAACGTTTAGCTAATCATCAGGACAACATGAAACAAAAAGTGTCAGAAATGAGGGATGAGCTTGCCAACCAATAA
- a CDS encoding NETI motif-containing protein — protein sequence MKFSVEEGESIEACLERIRQAGYVPTRRVEQPVFTEENGEPVPSGRTIVFDAKSAKSEH from the coding sequence ATGAAGTTTAGTGTAGAAGAAGGCGAGTCGATTGAAGCATGTCTGGAACGAATTCGGCAAGCTGGTTATGTACCGACACGAAGAGTGGAGCAGCCTGTTTTTACAGAAGAAAATGGAGAACCTGTACCAAGCGGAAGAACAATCGTATTTGATGCAAAATCAGCTAAATCCGAACATTAA
- a CDS encoding DUF2179 domain-containing protein produces the protein MLENAIVMVVIIMVINIIYVSLSTLRVILTLKGRRYIAGAIGIFEIMIYTVGLGLVLDNLGEMQNLIAYGLGYGLGVIIGSMIEEKLALGYTTVNVISSNPDISFTKQLRDKGYGVTSWYAYGMDGDRLSMQILSPRKYEIHLYETIKSIDPKAFIIAYEPKQIHGGFWVKQVKKGRIIKSVEETEAQQEAKQDEV, from the coding sequence TTGTTAGAAAATGCAATTGTAATGGTAGTTATTATCATGGTGATAAATATAATCTATGTATCGCTTTCCACGCTGAGGGTGATCTTGACTCTGAAGGGGAGACGTTACATTGCCGGAGCGATTGGTATATTCGAAATCATGATATATACAGTAGGTCTGGGATTAGTTCTTGATAATTTGGGAGAAATGCAAAACTTAATCGCCTATGGACTTGGTTATGGTCTGGGTGTCATTATCGGATCAATGATTGAGGAAAAACTGGCGCTGGGATATACGACAGTAAATGTGATATCGTCCAATCCTGATATTTCCTTTACAAAGCAACTAAGGGATAAAGGTTATGGTGTAACAAGCTGGTACGCTTATGGGATGGATGGCGACCGCTTGTCGATGCAAATATTATCTCCACGTAAATATGAGATACATTTATATGAAACGATTAAATCGATTGACCCGAAAGCTTTTATTATTGCCTATGAACCGAAACAAATTCATGGTGGGTTCTGGGTAAAGCAAGTAAAGAAAGGGAGGATAATCAAAAGTGTCGAAGAAACAGAAGCACAGCAAGAAGCCAAACAAGATGAAGTTTAG
- a CDS encoding Hsp20/alpha crystallin family protein: MDPFQHMHDWKNNLDHFFGGNFWDDFEHMIKPPIPAINMYELDSELIIYVNLPGIKDRKQVNVFVDHNVLELKGSMFPVEQSGKLIKQEILQGDFSRQIDLPFAVREDRVTAHLKQGLMTIHLYRLVNDRKKKREIDIEEFED, from the coding sequence TTGGATCCATTTCAGCATATGCACGATTGGAAAAATAACTTAGATCATTTTTTTGGTGGAAACTTTTGGGATGACTTCGAACACATGATAAAACCACCTATTCCTGCGATTAACATGTATGAATTAGATAGTGAATTAATCATTTATGTTAATTTGCCCGGAATTAAGGATCGTAAACAAGTGAACGTCTTTGTCGATCACAATGTGTTGGAATTAAAAGGTTCCATGTTTCCGGTAGAACAGTCTGGAAAGCTGATCAAACAGGAGATATTGCAAGGGGATTTTTCAAGACAAATTGACTTGCCTTTTGCAGTAAGAGAGGATCGGGTTACTGCTCATTTAAAGCAAGGGCTGATGACCATTCATTTATACCGTTTGGTTAATGATCGGAAGAAGAAGCGTGAGATTGATATCGAAGAGTTCGAGGATTAG
- a CDS encoding class I SAM-dependent methyltransferase has translation MSANRLHAGTPPNFHHILKVFSKTTSNYLSIEAIGKGRWYVMDQQSLINKFNKQAHKYSKRRLHDQLYQFRNKIFPEAYGKVIEVGIGTGLNFPFYANDIELTGVDFSPEMLKIANDTAHEYPFSTKLIEGDIESVHFDENTFDTVVSSLTLCAYRDPVFVLDKFKKWCKPDGKILMMEHGISSKKSVALLQHTIDPLALKILGCHQNRNIIKLMKQAELKVIKKEQYFAGYLSLIWAAP, from the coding sequence GTGAGTGCCAATCGATTACACGCCGGCACTCCTCCTAATTTCCATCATATATTAAAGGTTTTTTCGAAAACAACGTCGAATTATTTAAGTATAGAAGCGATTGGAAAAGGAAGATGGTATGTAATGGATCAACAATCATTGATTAATAAATTTAATAAGCAAGCTCATAAATACAGCAAACGTCGTCTCCATGACCAACTCTACCAATTCCGCAACAAAATCTTCCCAGAAGCTTATGGAAAAGTAATAGAAGTTGGCATCGGCACCGGACTTAATTTTCCCTTTTATGCGAATGACATTGAACTGACCGGTGTGGATTTCAGTCCGGAGATGCTGAAGATTGCTAATGACACGGCGCACGAATATCCTTTCTCTACAAAACTTATCGAAGGAGATATCGAGTCTGTCCATTTTGATGAAAATACGTTTGATACGGTTGTATCTTCCTTGACCTTATGTGCTTACCGAGATCCTGTATTTGTACTCGACAAATTTAAAAAATGGTGTAAACCCGACGGAAAAATCCTCATGATGGAACACGGTATTAGTTCAAAAAAATCCGTCGCATTGCTGCAGCATACGATAGATCCGTTGGCATTAAAAATCCTGGGCTGTCATCAAAATCGTAATATCATCAAATTAATGAAGCAAGCCGAATTGAAGGTAATAAAGAAAGAACAGTATTTTGCAGGTTATTTATCTTTGATATGGGCTGCACCATAA
- a CDS encoding AraC family transcriptional regulator — protein sequence MQGLEKMLDSIDYIECHLDEELLIEDIAAAAWMSKFHFQRMFHMLTGYTVSEYIRNRRLTKAAQELVHSKAKVMDVALNYGYETPESFTKVFRKLHGISPAAAKRNPNSLKAYPKLSFQIQLKGDVEMDYKIVEKESFQVVGKSIRTSCVGGENHRNIANFWVESNHNGFTEKLAENGGNLGLLGICLDFDPQQEHLTYLIGAEKNIDQLPDDWEERMVPAATWAVFPVHGAMPDAMPKVWERIFSEWFPATGYQHAGGSEMEVYPSKQDPASEDYYSEIWIPIKK from the coding sequence ATGCAAGGGCTTGAAAAAATGCTAGACAGCATCGATTATATCGAATGCCATCTGGACGAGGAATTATTAATTGAGGATATTGCTGCTGCAGCCTGGATGTCTAAATTTCATTTTCAACGAATGTTTCATATGCTAACAGGTTATACAGTTAGTGAATATATTCGAAATCGACGTCTCACGAAAGCTGCACAAGAGCTTGTTCACTCCAAAGCAAAAGTAATGGATGTTGCTTTGAACTATGGCTATGAAACCCCTGAGTCTTTCACTAAAGTATTTCGTAAATTGCACGGAATCAGCCCAGCAGCAGCAAAGAGGAATCCGAACTCGTTGAAGGCTTACCCAAAACTCTCTTTTCAAATTCAATTAAAGGGTGATGTGGAAATGGATTACAAAATTGTTGAAAAAGAATCGTTTCAAGTTGTGGGAAAGAGTATCCGAACCTCTTGTGTCGGAGGTGAGAATCACAGAAACATAGCAAATTTCTGGGTAGAATCGAATCACAATGGATTCACAGAGAAGCTTGCTGAGAATGGTGGCAATCTAGGATTATTGGGTATTTGCCTTGATTTTGATCCACAACAGGAGCATCTCACTTATTTAATCGGCGCCGAAAAAAATATCGACCAGCTTCCGGATGATTGGGAAGAAAGAATGGTTCCGGCCGCAACATGGGCTGTTTTTCCGGTACACGGTGCTATGCCAGATGCAATGCCGAAAGTATGGGAGCGGATATTCTCAGAGTGGTTCCCTGCAACAGGCTATCAGCATGCAGGTGGATCAGAAATGGAAGTCTACCCAAGTAAACAAGATCCAGCCTCCGAGGATTACTACAGTGAAATCTGGATTCCTATCAAAAAATAA
- a CDS encoding class I SAM-dependent methyltransferase codes for MGINFHNQGNRTTYTTRTADHSWLELIKKIVPFENVSQALEIGCGGGIYSKALADLGAQSVTALDFSRTMLEGARENCKYYHNISFKYGSAYETGLESNSFELLLERALIHHIKDLDVCFHEAFRLLQDNSLFIVQDRTLEGCLLKGDNSHIRGYFFECFPRLIETEVSRRHKSHVVLDTLKEAGFKNIEVMKLWETRKVYQHKKQLLRDISERTGRSILHELDDEELQLLVSHIDNALPGSSNTSFVEKDRWTIWVAEK; via the coding sequence ATGGGCATTAATTTTCACAATCAAGGAAACCGCACAACTTATACTACTCGTACCGCTGATCATTCATGGCTGGAGCTAATAAAGAAGATAGTTCCTTTTGAAAACGTATCACAAGCGCTGGAAATTGGGTGTGGCGGTGGAATTTATTCAAAGGCATTAGCTGATTTAGGAGCACAGTCGGTTACGGCGCTTGATTTTTCGAGAACAATGTTGGAAGGGGCTAGAGAAAATTGTAAGTATTACCATAATATTTCTTTTAAGTATGGTAGTGCTTATGAAACTGGTTTAGAAAGTAACAGCTTTGAGCTATTACTTGAGAGAGCACTTATTCATCATATTAAAGACTTAGATGTCTGTTTTCATGAAGCGTTCAGATTATTGCAGGACAATAGCCTTTTTATTGTGCAAGATCGAACCCTGGAAGGTTGTTTGCTAAAAGGGGATAACAGCCATATCAGAGGCTATTTTTTTGAATGTTTCCCACGATTAATTGAAACCGAAGTAAGCCGACGCCACAAGAGTCACGTTGTATTGGATACGCTAAAAGAGGCAGGCTTTAAAAATATCGAGGTAATGAAGTTATGGGAAACAAGGAAGGTTTATCAACACAAAAAGCAATTATTACGTGATATTAGTGAAAGAACCGGACGTAGCATTTTACATGAATTAGATGATGAAGAATTACAGTTACTCGTCAGCCATATCGATAATGCCTTGCCAGGAAGTTCTAACACATCATTCGTTGAAAAAGACAGATGGACGATTTGGGTGGCTGAAAAATAA